One Pochonia chlamydosporia 170 chromosome 5, whole genome shotgun sequence DNA segment encodes these proteins:
- a CDS encoding sodium/chloride dependent neurotransmitter transporter (similar to Aspergillus oryzae RIB40 XP_001826855.1) — translation MDTLKSITKYLLPSPPKSSDGRDQWPSRTAFLLAAMGGCAGMGNLLRYPSQVFNNNGLQWFIPYLMCVFLIAIPVLILEIAIGQAYRGGCVVANNAIHHRLKGVGLSLLYVGFVVSPYFVANLAWIMVYFRSSFQSPLPWEGRGEDFFYEDVVANVAPVPGNLTADGSEVVTYTSYPGVGMIGETVGWTVFTWFLVWVSIFRGVGLTGRVVYFTMGLPIVITIVLIGRSLSLDNAAEGVKLFWATWNGDKLASGEIWQTACGQVFFSTGVGFGYFTSYASYNQKYSNAVMDSILIVSSNVLFENIAAFAVYGVVGFLGLFPQDGVRLGSFTVGFITLPSAVTQMPGANFWAVLLFFTLMVLGYSSAFAMVDALVTLVMDAKPRWSRPTVVTVIVVVFFLLSLPYCTEFGYYLLTGIDRWTNDVALVFVVWAECVTSTTVYRWKDVVGQVGLPAFITYNSGFFGGMILGVAIAQAVSPAAGAGVGFGLFTVCTIASVVVSTNPDSPAPKWWRKNIFTSKLWYLALYSGNQLRRDLNEIIGRNNNWNIPSFWGPLIRYVSAPILAIVYSFSYPSFYQLREDPLHILGFGVGHIALLVIGSGFIVPRWLDVLIPSNRKGDGKLDIGANVSPRSLQSEGNDGTETAEKHSNSDGDTEQVRRNAE, via the exons ATGGATACCCTCAAATCCATCACCAAATACCTCCTCCCCTCGCCGCCCAAGTCCTCCGACGGACGAGACCAATGGCCCTCAAGAACGgccttcctcctcgccgcGATGGGCGGCTGCGCAGGCATGGGCAATCTTCTCCGCTATCCCTCTCAAGTattcaacaacaatggcCTGCAGTGGTTCATACCCTACCTCATGTGTGTTTTTCTCATTGCCATCCCGGTGCTTATCCTGGAGATTGCAATCGGTCAAGCCTACCGCGGGGGCTGCGTAgtcgccaacaacgccataCACCACCGACTAAAAGGCGTGGGCCTAAGTCTTCTGTATGTCGGATTCGTGGTTAGTCCCTACTTCGTAGCGAACCTAGCCTGGATAATGGTCTACTTTAGAAGTTCGTTCCAGAGCCCATTGCCATGGGAGGGCAGAGGCGAGGACTTCTTCTACGAGGACGTCGTGGCCAATGTTGCGCCTGTGCCGGGTAACTTGACCGCAGATGGGAGCGAGGTCGTCACGTACACATCATATCCAGGCGTGGGAATGATTGGTGAAACTGTCGGATGGACCGTCTTCACCTGGTTCCTCGTCTGGGTGTCCATCTTTCGTGGTGTTGGCCTCACGGGACGGGTCGTCTACTTCACAATGGGCTTACCCATCGTCATTACAATCGTGCTCATCGGTCGGTCGCTGTCCCTTGACAATGCGGCTGAAGGCGTCAAACTCTTCTGGGCAACTTGGAATGGCGACAAGCTTGCCAGCGGGGAGATTTGGCAGACTGCCTGCGGACAGGTCTTCTTTTCGACGGGCGTGGGCTTCGGATACTTTACTTCCTACGCGTCGTATAACCAGAAGTACTCCAATGCGGTCATGGACTCTATTCTCATAGTCAGCAGCAACGTCCTCTTTGAAAATATCGCCGCCTTCGCAGTGTACGGTGTCGTGGGCTTCCTGGGACTCTTCCCCCAGGACGGTGTTCGGCTCGGTAGCTTCACCGTGGGCTTCATCACCTTGCCCTCTGCGGTGACGCAAATGCCCGGAGCCAACTTCTGGGCCGTCCTGCTCTTCTTCACGTTAATGGTTCTAGGCTACAGTTCTGCGTTTGCAATGGTAGATGCCTTGGTAACGCTGGTCATGGACGCAAAGCCTCGATGGAGCCGCCCGACAGTGGTCACCGTCATCGTagtcgtcttcttcttgctttcGCTGCCGTACTGCACAGAGTTTGGGTACTATCTTCTCACTGGAATCGATCGGTGGACAAACGACGTCGCTTTGGTATTTGTCGTCTGGGCAGAGTGCgtcacatccaccaccgTATATCGTTGGAAAGACGTCGTCGGCCAAGTCGGTCTCCCTGCATTCATCACCTACAATAGCggtttctttggcggcatgATTCTAGGTGTTGCGATTGCCCAAGCGGTGTCCCCTGCCGCTGGAGCAGGTGTAGGGTTCGGTTTGTTCACCGTTTGCACCATCGCCTCTGTCGTGGTCAGCACCAATCCAGACTCGCCGGCTCCAAAATGGTGGCGGAAGAATATCTTCACCAGCAAGCTCTGGTACTTGGCTTTATACTCG GGCAACCAACTCCGCCGAGACCTGAATGAAATCATTGGCCGCAACAACAACTGGAACATCCCATCATTCTGGGGTCCTCTTATCCGCTACGTGTCTGCGCCAATTCTTGCCATCGTGTACAGCTTCTCCTATCCATCATTCTATCAGCTCCGAGAAGATCCGCTCCATATTCTGGGATTCGGTGTTGGTCATATTGCGCTGCTCGTTATTGGATCGGGTTTCATCGTGCCAAGGTGGCTAGACGTTCTGATTCCTTCGAATCGCAAGGGGGATGGCAAGTTGGATATTGGAGCCAATGTTTCTCCTCGAAGTCTGCAATCGGAAGGAAACGATGGTACCGAAACTGCCGAAAAGCATAGCAACAGCGACGGTGATACCGAACAAGTGAGAAGAAATGCTGAATGA
- a CDS encoding cullin binding protein CanA (similar to Coccidioides immitis RS XP_001239762.1), translating to MAATSTINPTPQSVTNLVSKLSDPDPDFRFMSLNDLLHVLSVAKPDFLQHDYNTAARAVDSIIKTLDDQNGEVQNMAIKCIGPLVGKVPMAIMAPMIDKLSSMVLKNSVDNAVTSLAIRSVIIALPRPVPGLPTTANVQQSYDAIRRVLIPRLIGPSAATPIRQSSSVSLPPVPTGMLQGDDVNAESVDVLIEVVRCFGPLLQSVEVEAMQHVVMQLLESNRHTSVVKKRAVVAISMLAVYLADEHLRDVLQRLTSRLSDPSTGDVSRRLYISIMGSMARSIPIRFGPHIGQAAPIMLKALSEEELQEHLEKMSDGEDLGLDFNEVREAALVSIEAFLASCPQEMRPFTDDIIVSTLRYLKYDPNCAVDDDSDDVDMDDEEDQEDDDDEFDADDGFEDDDDDASWKVRRCAAKALYTLIATRGSGDLLDNGVLYSQAAPSLIKRIDEREENVRLEIISALALLVRKTGEGLHVANFSLDDVDSPVAAPVPVNRKRRRQSSAGTATTVSQFMAGSGLTSPVLEKVPATGPRADLAQLTPGVVKASIAQLKGKTVPTKQSIINLLDDIVLVQRGGLALFFPDLIEPVLDAAKSTGHGTTASSLASAGGAASATLSTLRVATLKLISDISKTHSSSVLQPYLTKIVAGVTSAVHDRFYKISSEAIRTAEELVKAITPPRSRNSGSKFKSELESLYEAIMDRCLANDADAEVRQRAIHAIGVLVSRTFGDSNLFSAEKRIKALNILRERLKNETTRLAAVRAVDNVAAFASNPGELEKDWIQDVALELSAQLRKANRSLRGSSVNSLKHLILSNAAKGQLEKRTVEGIVSALMPAVTTSDTHLLGPALLILASLTPSHADVVVSDEMVAALCQLLKSHFAGIVLDQILELVAKIGESGASQALMQGLLKDVSISGDPSVVGKVIGTLLVTGDTSAGVSVESFITELDQSSKTGDDARVSLALAVLGETGMRLGSASPLKPDLFLRQFHSEPDKVSLAGAIALGRAGSGDPSQFLPVILEKMQEGGNTQYLLIQSIKEILQSVAVQSADLQAYAIPIWDQLLQASENADNRVVCAECVGRLVTLDPSSFMPKLQTLLTAKSSGIRGMAVQAVRYTLPESEEAFDAVLKNTLINMLLVMLQDTDTEIRRLAMTTLNSAAHNKPDLILPHLGELMPFVLSESIIKPELVKEVMLGPFKHTVDDGLEVRKSAYETLYALMETAFTRINNIDFYDRVVAGLKDDNDIRQLCNLMVSKLIVIDPDETARRLDSIAEAYRGVLSVKLKDNAVKQDVEKQEEANKSVLRVTLLLGDKMKAMTGNAGAVTSNAGAAGAWTLYWEWVNKEFENQLKGLREETRELQTRMI from the exons ATGGCGGCGACCTCGACCATTAACCCGACGCCGCAGTCGGTGACGAATCTCGTCTCGAAGTTGAGCGATCCCGATCCAGACTTCCGGTTCATGTCGTTGAACGACCTGCTACACGTTTTATCTGTAGCTAAACCCGATTTTCTTCAACATGACTACAACACCGCAGCTCGAGCCGTGGATAGTATCATAAAGACACTCGATGATCAAAACGGTGAAGTGCAGAATATGGCTATAAAATG TATCGGCCCTCTGGTGGGCAAAGTCCCGATGGCCATAATGGCGCCTATGATCGATAAGCTCTCGTCTATGGTGCTGAAGAACTCTGTCGACAATGCCGTCACCTCACTTGCTATTCGCTCGGTCATAATAGCTCTTCCTCGACCGGTCCCGGGTCTCCCTACGACTGCTAATGTTCAGCAATCTTATGACGCAATTCGTCGCGTCCTTATTCCTCGGTTGATTGGACCAAGCGCTGCGACTCCAATTCGGCAAAGCAGCAGCGTCTCTTTGCCGCCCGTTCCCACTGGCATGCTGCAAGGGGACGATGTGAATGCCGAATCGGTTGATGTCCTGATCGAAGTTGTGCGGTGCTTCGGGCCGCTGCTGCAATCCGTCGAGGTCGAAGCTATGCAGCACGTGGTGATGCAGCTTCTGGAGAGTAACAGACATACATCTGTTGTGAAGAAGAGGGCTGTTGTTGCTATTTCTATGCTAGCCGTTTATCTTGCGGATGAGCATTTACGCGACGTCCTCCAAAGGCTGACGTCGAGGCTTTCAGACCCAAGCACGGGTGATGTCTCGCGCCGTCTGTACATTTCCATTATGGGAAGCATGGCTAGGTCAATTCCCATCCGCTTCGGGCCACATATCGGCCAAGCTGCACCAATCATGCTCAAGGCGCTCTCTGAAGAGGAACTCCAAGAGCACCTCGAAAAGATGAGCGACGGAGAGGACCTTGGCCTGGACTTCAATGAAGTTCGGGAAGCGGCACTGGTATCAATTGAAGCATTCCTTGCGTCCTGCCCACAAGAAATGCGACCATTCACCGATGATATCATCGTGTCTACTCTCCGATACCTCAAGTACGATCCAAACTgtgctgttgacgatgattctgatgatgtcgatatggatgatgaggaggatcaagaggacgatgacgatgagtTTGATGCCGACGACGGatttgaagatgacgacgacgatgcaAGTTGGAAGGTCCGTCGATGTGCTGCTAAAGCCCTCTATACTCTTATTGCGACTCGCGGTAGTGGAGACCTTCTAGACAATGGCGTGCTGTACAGTCAGGCTGCACCTTCTCTCATCAAACGGATCGATGAGCGAGAGGAGAATGTGCGGCTGGAGATTATTTCAGCCTTGGCACTGCTTGTTCGCAAGACTGGCGAGGGATTACATGTGGCCAACTTTTCCCTGGACGATGTAGATTCTCCCGTGGCAGCACCGGTGCCCGTGAATCGGAAGCGGCGCAGACAGAGCAGTGCCGGGACGGCAACTACAGTTTCGCAGTTCATGGCCGGGTCTGGCCTCACCTCACCTGTTCTCGAGAAAGTTCCTGCGACTGGACCCCGGGCAGACCTGGCCCAGCTCACACCTGGTGTAGTCAAGGCATCTATTGCGCAACTCAAAGGAAAAACTGTACCTACGAAGCAATCTATCATCAATCTTCTCGACGATATTGTATTGGTTCAACGAGGCGGCCTTGCTCTGTTCTTCCCGGACTTGATTGAGCCAGTGTTGGACGCCGCAAAGTCCACGGGGCATGGAACAACGGCATCGTCATTGGCTTCTGCTGGTGGTGCGGCATCTGCAACGCTAAGCACTCTTCGTGTAGCCACTTTAAAGTTGATCAGCGACATCTCCAAAACGCACTCATCGTCAGTCCTGCAGCCATATCTTACCAAGATTGTTGCTGGAGTCACCTCCGCAGTGCATGACCGTTTCTACAAAATTTCGAGCGAAGCTATCAGAACTGCGGAAGAGCTTGTTAAGGCCATTACTCCTCCTCGTTCCCGCAACTCTGGATCGAAGTTCAAATCCGAACTTGAATCTCTCTacgaagccatcatggacagGTGTCTTGCGAACGATGCTGACGCTGAGGTTCGTCAACGAGCGATTCATGCGATAGGTGTGCTGGTGTCGCGAACGTTTGGAGATTCCAACCTTTTCTCTGCCGAGAAGCGGATCAAGGCCCTCAACATCTTGCGTGAGAGATTGAAGAATGAAACCACTCGTCTCGCCGCGGTACGAGCAGTGGATAATGTCGCCGCGTTTGCCTCCAATCCAGGCGAACTAGAGAAGGACTGGATCCAGGATGTTGCGCTTGAGCTCTCAGCCCAACTCCGAAAAGCCAATCGATCGTTGCGGGGCTCAAGTGTAAATTCCCTGAAGCACCTGATTTTATCAAatgctgccaagggccagctggagaagaggaCTGTTGAGGGCATAGTGTCTGCATTGATGCCCGCTGTTACCACCAGCGATACCCACCTCCTTGGTCCGGCGTTGCTTATTCTCGCCAGCTTAACGCCATCACATGCTGATGTCGTCGTATCCGACGAAATGGTTGCCGCGCTCTGCCAGCTTTTGAAGTCCCACTTCGCCGGTATCGTCCTGGACCAGATCCTGGAGTTGGTGGCTAAGATTGGTGAAAGTGGTGCCAGCCAGGCACTGATGCAAGGGTTGCTGAAGGACGTCAGTATCTCCGGAGACCCTTCTGTAGTAGGTAAAGTTATTGGAACTTTGCTTGTTACTGGCGACACTTCGGCTGGTGTTTCTGTTGAGAGCTTCATCACGGAGCTGGATCAGAGTTCAAagactggtgatgatgcccGCGTCAGTCTCGCCCTTGCTGTGCTTGGAGAAACAGGCATGCGGCTTGGATCAGCATCGCCGCTCAAACCCGATTTGTTCTTACGTCAGTTTCACTCCGAACCTGATAAAGTATCACTGGCTGGTGCTATTGCACTTGGACGAGCTGGATCAGGCGACCCGTCTCAGTTCCTGCCTGTCATTTTAGAAAAGATGCAAGAGGGCGGTAACACGCAGTACCTGCTCATTCAGTCTATCAAGGAAATCCTCCAGTCTGTCGCGGTCCAATCAGCCGACTTGCAAGCGTATGCCATTCCAATTTGGGATCAGCTACTCCAAGCCTCTGAAAACGCTGACAATCGGGTTGTCTGCGCTGAATGTGTGGGGAGACTCGTAACACTCGACCCCAGTAGTTTTATGCCGAAACTTCAG ACACTACTTACGGCAAAATCATCCGGTATCAGAGGTATGGCCGTTCAAGCGGTGCGGTATACTCTCCCCGAGAGCGAGGAAGCATTCGATGCCGTGCTCAAGAATACCCTTATCAATATGCTACTAGTGATGCTGCAGGATACGGACACGGAAATTCGCAGGCTCGCCATGACAACCCTTAATTCCGCAGCGCACAATAAGCCTGATCTTATCTTGCCACATCTCGGCGAGCTCATGCCATTCGTTCTCAGCGAATCCATTATTAAACCCGAACTGGTCAAGGAGGTCATGTTGGGCCCATTCAAACACACTGTGGATGACGGTTTGGAAGTGCGAAAG AGCGCCTACGAGACATTGTATGCCCTCATGGAAACTGCGTTTACTCGCATCAATAACATCGACTTTTACGATCGTGTTGTGGCCGGACTCAAGGACGACAATGATATCCGGCAGCTCTGCAACCTCATGGTCTCGAAGCTCATTGTCATTGATCCGGATGAAACAGCTCGGAGGCTCGACTCGATTGCGGAAGCTTATCGTGGAGTTTTATCTGTCAAGCTCAAAGACAATGCTGTCAAACAAGACGTTGAGAAGCAAGAGGAGGCCAACAAGAGTGTTCTTAGGGTCACATTACTTCTGGGAGACAAGATGAAAGCAATGACGGGCAACGCTGGCGCTGTCACCAGTAatgctggagctgctggcGCTTGGACCTTATACTGGGAATGGGTCAACAAAGAGTTTGAGAACCAGTTGAAGGGCTTGAGGGAGGAAACCAGGGAGCTGCAGACCAGAATGATATGA
- a CDS encoding protein farnesyltransferase (similar to Cordyceps militaris CM01 XP_006673138.1), with product MPPKAKVVPKASNPETKAAEPIPETLDDRTAQRFYQTNPVEKRFEETGFPGLTPAEKKTYTYTKLIQPVADHKIPLTNKAEREYWKQVTKDGLPIRRLRKGYSWGKDRNGREIGTYQLEDFEQYSVKQARLAASDILHRQFVCRRQKEVVSGSDVSTEEIESEKRRRQDMAALSRDLYGEITGSLSNDPEWDDVIPIPLSEPDDALAQIAYPEDYAEAVSYLRAVMAAEECSPRCLRLTEHVISMNPAHYTVWLYRFKIIQTLKLPVPEEIDWLNKVALANLKNYQIWHHRQLLLDYYFPSIADDEDTIKKLSRTETQFINSMLEEDTKNYHVWSFRQYLVAKLGMWNITELAATQNLIEDDIRNNSAWSHRFFLVFSDPSIATPGLPATARDSKVPAAIIDREVEYAKEKIALAPQNQSSWNYLRGALAKGGRSFSEVGEFSEQFVSNLGEDSEDVRSSHALDLLVDVYAQSGDVSKATLCLQRLGEKWDPIREGYWKYRASELAGAKA from the exons ATGCCGCCCAAGGCAAAAGTTGTCCCAAAGGCGAGCAATCCAGAAACCAAGG CTGCCGAACCTATTCCAGAGACGTTAGACGACCGCACGGCTCAGCGGTTTTACCAGACGAACCCAGTCGAGAAGCGATTCGAAGAAACTGGTTTTCCAGGCCTGACTCCtgccgagaagaagacatACACCTACACGAAGTTAATTCAGCCGGTTGCCGATCACAAAATACCTCTCACGAATAAAGCAGAGCGAGAATACTGGAAACAAGTCACCAAGGACGGGCTACCCATCCGCCGTCTTCGAAAAGGCTACAGCTGGGGCAAAGACAGAAACGGTCGCGAGATTGGCACGTATCAGCTCGAAGATTTCGAGCAGTATTCCGTCAAACAAGCCCGACTGGCAGCTTCAGACATCCTCCACCGTCAATTTGTCTGCAGACGACAAAAAGAGGTTGTGAGCGGCAGTGACGTCTCGACCGAAGAAATTGAGTCGGAGAAACGCAGACGACAAGATATGGCCGCCTTGAGTCGGGACCTATACGGCGAAATCACGGGATCGCTTTCAAATGATCCTGAATGGGATGATGTGATTCCCATTCCCCTTAGCGAACCTGACGATGCTCTCGCCCAAATTGCCTACCCAGAAGACTATGCCGAAG CCGTTTCCTACCTTCGCGCCGTAATGGCTGCGGAGGAGTGTTCGCCAAGGTGCCTCCGCCTGACTGAGCATGTCATATCGATGAATCCTGCCCATTATACCGTGTGGCTGTATCGCTTCAAAATTATCCAGACGCTGAAGCTGCCTGTTCCCGAGGAAATCGACTGGCTGAACAAAGTAGCGTTGGCAAACCTGAAAAACTATCAAATTTGGCACCATCGCCAGCTTCTGCTAGACTACTATTTCCCGAGTATagccgacgacgaagacacCATCAAGAAACTATCACGGACTGAGACACAATTCATCAATAGTATGCTCGAGGAGGACACCAAAAATTATCACGTGTGGTCTTTTCGACAGTATTTGGTGGCAAAGTTGGGCATGTGGAACATCACAGAACTGGCAGCAACACAGAATTTGATCGAAGACGACATCAGGAACAACTCGGCGTGGTCGCACCGCTTCTTCCTAGTCTTCTCTGACCCTAGCATTGCTACCCCAGGTCTTCCGGCCACAGCGCGCGACTCAAAGGTCCCGGCTGCAATCATTGACAGAGAGGTGGAGTATGCGAAGGAAAAGATTGCATTGGCGCCTCAAAACCAATCTAGTTGGAACTATCTCCGAGGGGCACTTGCAAAAGGTGGAAGAAGCTTTTCCGAAGTTGGTGAATTCTCAGAGCAGTTTGTATCCAACTTGGGTGAGGACAGCGAAGATGTGAGAAGCTCTCATGCATTGGATTTATTGGTTGATGTCTACGCTCAGTCTGGCGATGTGAGCAAAGCTACGCTTTGTCTCCAAAGGCTTGGGGAGAAATGGGATCCAATTCGTGAGGGATATTGGAAGTATAGAGCGTCCGAACTGGCAGGGGCAAAAGCTTGA
- a CDS encoding nuclear transport factor 2, Eukaryote (similar to Metarhizium robertsii ARSEF 23 XP_007822333.1) → MPLPDSDTEVRASSEAAETFINHYYQAINNRSTLLPFYINSSSRYSIAADISINGSVVATPADYSTLLEAQGQGVRYEIESLDAHVINPSSQYGAPDNIHDNNKVEKNGGRMSIVVTTMGRVQFGKGREAPQKMFNETFVLVPNWDAMARNPPRGIKRWLIMSQNFRAL, encoded by the exons ATGCCTCTCCCGGACTCAGATACTGAAGTTAGAGCGTCCAGCGAAG CCGCGGAAACCTTTATAAACCACTATTACCAAGCCATAAATAATCGATCGACACTCCTTCCCTTCTATATCAACTCCTCGTCACGTTACTCTATCGCAGCCGACATCTCCATCAACGGTTCTGTTGTTGCGACACCTGCAGACTACTCCACGTTATTAGAGgcacaaggccaaggcgTGCGCTATGAGATAGAATCTCTGGATGCCCACGTCATTAACCCATCATCTCAGTATGGGGCGCCCGATAACATTCACGATAACAACAAGGTCGAGAAGAACGGGGGCCGAATGAGCATCGTGGTTACGACCATGGGCAGGGTGCAGTTCGGCAAGGGACGGGAAGCACCACAAAAGATGTTCAACGAGACCTTTGTCCTTGTACCTAACTGGGACGCGATGGCGAGAAATCCCCCTCGGGGGATCAAGCGCTGGCTTATCATGTCGCAAAATTTCCGTGCATTATGA
- a CDS encoding methionyl-tRNA synthetase (similar to Verticillium alfalfae VaMs.102 XP_003007227.1), translating to MRPLSSQTFKGARRGRLRFSTPSKWICGSCQPRRIAQARWSSCNSSVTGTPEKPYYITTPIFYVNAAPHIGHLYTMVLADVLKRWQQIKGRDTFFLTGTDEHGMKIQRAAAKEGVPPKEFCDNYSNKFRELAAAGDISYDAFMRTTSPEHKESVSEFWLQLKHSLPEHLGLYKGTHEGWYAVSDECFYPEDMVRPDIVPQTGKKIMVSDETGSEVEWIKEETWFFPLTKYKDALLKFYAENPNWITPAHRMNEVRNWVENHLEDLSITRPASRLSWGIPDPEDHNQTIYVWVDALINYITQAGYGSKWHSASENMGIWPADMQIIGKDILRFHAIYWPALLMALGLPPPKRLLCHNHWTMSNRKMSKSLGNVVNPFFAVQRWDIDPLRYFLMRNGSFTKDMSYSNQLIGSVYAKELQANIGNLFYRIARPKVTAKWSTLEAVTAFRSGTFKEVSEHTSQQLFYSLDEHLEKVTPAFYEEMENCNTGGAIREIFNLLRETNRYVTDTEPWKLVKNSDTESRVLLNLVIYNCAEALRISGILLQPIMPSKSELLLNELGVKEHRRTVEYASKGKDADYGTDAKTGDPAARLKKWDTIFPPTPNANDSDAEVMEQLSSAFHDKTKNKMNQVAELLAMEARMGEEAVAKMLAEVHAARKQKLASPRPPQQNFNSKISSHQQPLVLSLANRPDHHQYEVVTTNRVTLVPYKAYHVAKYHSWMEDPDIREATASERLTLTEEYENQQSWHTDPEKLTFIVCEHVKPEQEVSHSLQAKVIDAEDRMIGDINFFIYVDDETNADDTQEEEIVEKTGQYDGAEEAGTRQTEAKIMLRGEVDVMIAEQRYRRRGYGKGSVMALLMFLRRNMRSILDEYSRGVGITREVEMTTLMVKIQEENMASRQLFSWLGFKECGGVNYFGEVTMIMPWEAIDSLVDQWLNDGEVYGQFKYEE from the exons ATGCGACCATTGTCCTCACAAACCTTCAAGGGCGCACGGCGAGGCCGTTTGAGATTTTCGACGCCGTCGAAATGGATCTGCGGCAGCTGCCAGCCCCGGCGCATTGCACAAGCTAGATGGAGCAGCTGCAACAGCTCCGTCACTGGAACGCCCGAGAAGCCATATTATATCACGACTCCTATCTTCTATGTCAATGCTG CACCGCATATCGGCCACCTTTACACCATGGTTCTCGCAGACGTGCTCAAACGATGGCAGCAAATCAAGGGCAGGGACACTTTTTTCCTGACGGGAACCGACGAGCACGGCATGAAGATTCAGCGAGCAGCCGCTAAGGAGGGTGTTCCACCCAAAGAATTCTGCGACAATTACTCCAACAAGTTTCGGGAATTGGCTGCGGCGGGCGACATATCCTACGATGCATTTATGAGAACAACGAGCCCCGAGCATAAGGAGTCGGTCAGTGAATTCTGGCTACAGTTGAAACATAGTCTCCCAGAACATTTGGGACTCTACAAGGGTACGCATGAAGGGTGGTATGCCGTGAGTGATGAGTGCTTCTACCCAGAAGACATGGTTCGACCCGATATCGTGCCTCAGACGGGGAAGAAAATCATGGTTAGCGACGAAACAGGAAGCGAGGTGGAATGGATTAAAGAGGAAACCTGGTTCTTTCCATTGACCAAGTACAAGGATGCTCTGTTGAAATTTTATGCCGAAAATCCCAACTGGATCACCCCGGCGCATCGGATGAACGAAGTTCGTAACTGGGTGGAAAACCATCTTGAGGACCTGTCCATCACAAGACCAGCCTCTCGACTGAGCTGGGGAATTCCTGACCCCGAGGACCACAACCAGACTATATATGTCTGGGTTGATGCGTTGATTAATTACATTACGCAGGCAGGCTACGGCAGTAAGTGGCATTCGGCATCTGAGAACATGGGAATCTGGCCGGCGGATATGCAAATTATCGGAAAAGACATCTTGCGATTCCACGCAATCTACTGGCCAGCCCTGCTAATGGCTCTTGGCCTCCCACCTCCCAAGCGGTTACTATGCCACAATCACTGGACGATGTCGAATCGAAAAATGTCTAAATCCTTAGGGAACGTGGTTAATCCTTTCTTTGCTGTGCAGCGCTGGGATATAGATCCTTTGCGATACTTTTTGATGCGAAACGGAAGCTTTACCAAGGATATGAGCTACTCGAATCAATTAATTGGATCAGTTTATGCTAAAGAGTTGCAAGCGAACATTGGCAACCTATTTTATCGAATTGCGAGGCCCAAGGTTACCGCAAAGTGGTCAACACTAGAGGCGGTCACCGCGTTCCGCAGCGGTACATTCAAAGAAGTATCTGAGCACACCTCGCAGCAACTCTTTTATAGCCTGGACGAGCATCTGGAAAAAGTGACTCCCGCATTTTatgaggagatggagaattGCAATACTGGAGGTGCAATTCGGGAAATCTTTAATCTTCTCCGTGAG ACAAACCGCTACGTCACTGACACCGAACCTtggaagcttgtcaagaACTCAGACACCGAGTCCAGGGTTCTACTCAACTTGGTAATCTACAACTGCGCGGAGGCATTGCGTATCTCTGGCATCTTGCTGCAACCAATCATGCCCAGCAAGTCAGAATTGCTGCTAAATGAGCTGGGAGTTAAGGAACATAGGCGCACAGTTGAGTATGCttccaagggcaaggatgCAGACTATGGGACGGACGCCAAGACTGGAGATCCCGCTGCAAGGTTGAAGAAATGGGACACCATTTTCCCCCCGACGCCAAATGCAAATGACTCGGATGCAGAGGTAATGGAGCAATTGAGCTCAGCATTCCACGAtaaaacaaagaacaaaatgAACCAAGTTGCGGAGCTTCTGGCTATGGAGGCTCGAATGGGCGAGGAGGCCGTGGCGAAGATGCTGGCGGAAGTGCATGCTGCGCGAAAACAGAAGCTGGCCAGCCC TCGCCCTCCACAGCAaaacttcaactccaaaatTTCGTCGCATCAGCAACCACTCGTGCTCAGTCTGGCGAATCGCCCCGACCACCACCAATATGAGG TCGTTACAACGAACAGGGTGACACTTGTCCCCTACAAGGCGTATCATGTCGCCAAATACCACAGTTGGATGGAAGACCCG GATATTCGAGAGGCGACAGCCTCAGAGCGATTGACACTGACAGAGGAATACGAGAATCAGCAGTCCTGGCACACCGATCCGGAAAAGCTCACCTTCATCGTTTGTGAGCACGTCAAGCCAGAGCAAGAAGTCTCCCATTCCCTCCAAGCAAAAGTGATTGATGCGGAGGACCGTATGATCGGAGACATCAACTTTTTCATTTACGTAGATGATGAGACGAACGCAGATGATACGCAAGAGGAAGAGATAGTCGAAAAGACAGGGCAATACGATGGTGCTGAGGAAGCAGGGACGCGACAAACAGAGGCGAAAATTATGTTGAGAGGTGAAGTAGACGTTATGATTGCAGAGCAGCGATATCGCAGGCGAGGCTACGGGAAAGGCTCTGTGATGGCCCTACTAATGTTCTTGAGACGGAACATGAGGAGCATATTAGACGAGTATTCACGCGGTGTTGGAATTACGCGCGAAGTCGAAATGACGACCCTCATGGTCAAAATACAAGAGGAAAATATGGCAAGCCGGCAGCTGTTTAGTTGGCTCGGCTTTAAGGAATGCGGTGGTGTAAATTATTTTGGAGAGGTCACGATGATAATGCCGTGGGAAGCGATTGACAGCTTGGTTGATCAGTGGTTGAATGACGGAGAAGTTTACGGACAGTTCAAATACGAAGAGTAA